From Mytilus galloprovincialis chromosome 9, xbMytGall1.hap1.1, whole genome shotgun sequence, the proteins below share one genomic window:
- the LOC143045208 gene encoding toll-like receptor 4 has product MKYIVASVLILTIVLAEDLCKRHTDGENVYCLCVYQNLSSVPDVCAENTTVLDIRGNRFRTLYNRSFTGLPYLRKLIISHSYVERIEVLAFYNLLDLASLDLSHNVIRSDSLPNGVFQSLLQLKRLDLRYNAFAEYPDRQLSDLVGLEILSLNGINGKKFGKGFSKLINLEQFRLQPCNYEMLHNDTFKNLRRLPITYFPLSCKIRKVETGAFSPLQHLTSISIYQNRFIRISDLLPSFVAFRGHNMSSILLNKNNFYYGKHFDTLSERDGALLGNICTRKISLESNSLIEIRLGFLHGMKYRNCIETLMLRGNSINRHQEYIFELNLLSNLKYVDLSSQNPYSFIGKKSLQNNFIGTPSGFTIKLPSTLKFINYSNIITKNTKFPPKVKVVGGYNVEVLDLANAHYISCNTTIWGFANLKNFNFSGSDCSLLSPTFFRYFKRLDHLTFQNVKLYHPLRIYGQFENLLHGLVHLEYIDFSHNNLEFSVSKFLVHQRHSLKKLILDTNDFTDIPIKVSDFRKMIHLDLRNNKIEYIQNHMMADIDKSVSSGYNLTIFLSGNPLKCNCDTLDFIEWLFRTNVKLDADRNYSCVDTDGLAQTTKMAYSKLRETKLNCMSTTYLTISIILSSSVVIFVIMASWFCKYRIALKYWYYNIRWKYRLFKDINTRTNFTYDVFIGYHHTDQKFVSDKVVAFLEKEKGLKLCLHQRDFLAGLYIADNIISAIKDSRKVLFIMTNNYLKSKWGKFEFDMARMQMFQENLEPLIIILLEDIPPSDMPSDLIDIWGRITCIEADDIVRESTQAFSGHQFWEKLYLAVKP; this is encoded by the coding sequence ATGAAGTATATTGTGGCTTCTGTTTTGATACTGACAATTGTCCTCGCCGAAGATCTTTGTAAAAGACATACAGACGGTGAAAATGTGTATTGTCTCTGTGTGTATCAAAATCTTTCTTCAGTACCCGACGTTTGCGCAGAAAATACTACCGTTTTGGACATTCGGGGGAATCGATTTAGGACACTGTATAATCGTTCATTCACAGGACTACCTTATCTGCGGAAATTGATTATATCTCATTCTTATGTTGAAAGGATTGAAGTTCTAGCATTTTACAACTTACTTGACCTAGCTTCGTTAGATTTAAGTCATAACGTTATAAGAAGCGATTCATTGCCTAATGGTGTATTTCAGTCTTTGCTTCAATTGAAACGATTGGATTTACGTTACAATGCGTTTGCTGAGTATCCAGACAGACAACTGAGCGATTTGGTAGGTCTTGAAATTTTATCTTTAAACGGCATCAACGGAAAAAAATTTGGAAAGGGATTTTCAAAGTTAATCAACCTTGAACAATTCAGATTACAGCCTTGTAACTATGAAATGCTACACAACGACACGTTCAAGAACCTACGACGACTACCTATTACTTATTTTCCTTTGTCATGTAAAATACGCAAAGTAGAAACCGGGGCATTTTCCCCATTACAGCACCTGACATCTATCAGTATATACCAAAACCGTTTTATACGAATAAGTGATTTACTTCCGTCTTTTGTTGCGTTCAGAGGACATAATATGTCATCAATActtttgaacaaaaataatttctATTATGGAAAACATTTTGATACACTATCGGAAAGAGATGGTGCATTATTAGGTAATATTTGTACCAGAAAAATTTCATTAGAATCGAATTCATTAATTGAAATCCGTCTTGGTTTTCTGCATGGCATGAAATATAGAAACTGTATCGAAACACTCATGCTGCGAGGAAACTCCATCAATCGTCACCAAGAATATATTTTTGAGTTGAATTTATTGAGTAATCTAAAATATGTGGACTTATCCTCGCAGAACCCTTATTCTTTCATTGGTAAAAAgtctttacaaaataattttattggaaCCCCTAGCGGGTTTACAATAAAATTACCATCTACtttaaaatttatcaattattcaaacattatcaCCAAAAACACGAAATTTCCCCCAAAAGTGAAAGTAGTCGGTGGGTACAATGTTGAAGTGTTGGATCTTGCAAATGCACATTATATTTCTTGCAACACGACAATTTGGGGTTTTGCAAACCTCAAAAACTTCAACTTTTCCGGTTCTGATTGTTCTTTGTTGTCACCAacattttttagatattttaaacGCCTTGATCATTTGACATTCCAAAACGTAAAATTATATCATCCTCTTCGCATTTATGGTCAGTTTGAAAATTTATTACATGGATTGGTTCACTTAGAATATATAGACTTTTCTCACAATAACTTGGAATTTTCTGTTTCTAAATTTCTTGTTCATCAAAGGCACTCATTGAAAAAACTTATTCTGGATACAAATGATTTTACTGATATTCCAATAAAGGTATCAGATTTTCGTAAAATGATACATTTGGAtttaagaaacaacaaaatagaaTATATACAAAATCACATGATGGCCGATATAGACAAGTCGGTGAGCAGTGGgtacaatttgacaatttttctATCTGGAAACCCACTGAAATGCAACTGTGACACTTTAGATTTTATTGAATGGTTATTTAGAACAAATGTTAAACTTGATGCAGACAGGAATTATTCATGTGTTGATACGGATGGATTAGCTCAGACGACTAAAATGGCGTATTCTAAGCTTCGTGAAACAAAGTTAAACTGCATGTCAACTACATACCTGACAATATCTATAATATTATCATCAAGTGtcgttatatttgtaataatggCGTCATGGTTTTGTAAATACAGAATAGCACTCAAATATTGGTATTACAACATTCGGTGGAAATATCGCTTATTTAAAGACATTAACACTCGTACTAACTTTACGTATGATGTATTTATTGGTTATCATCACACTGACCAAAAGTTTGTGTCGGATAAAGTAGTTGCTTTTCTTGAGAAAGAGAAAGGTCTTAAGCTCTGTCTCCATCAGCGTGATTTTCTTGCTGGACTTTATATTGCTGATAATATCATAAGTGCAATCAAAGATAGTCGAAAAGTCCTTTTTATAATGACAAACAATTATCTGAAAAGTAAATGGGGGAAATTTGAATTCGACATGGCACGTATGCAAATGTTTCAAGAAAATCTTGAGCCGCTAATTATAATATTGCTCGAAGATATTCCACCATCGGACATGCCCAGTGATCTGATAGATATTTGGGGACGGATAACATGTATAGAAGCAGACGATATCGTCCGTGAGTCTACGCAAGCGTTCAGTGGTCACCAGTTTTGGGAAAAACTTTACTTAGCTGTGAAACCGTAA